The following coding sequences lie in one Nycticebus coucang isolate mNycCou1 chromosome 20, mNycCou1.pri, whole genome shotgun sequence genomic window:
- the LOC128572389 gene encoding butyrophilin subfamily 3 member A1-like yields the protein MIIPVLLWWTRKDRDKLSEELGQRKFLGFWGLLEMHEFTEDIKLDDATAYPLLAVSEDGKLVKCISQMRDVPDNPERFDSMRAVLGQNSFSDGQHYWEVDVGGKNWWKIGLCLDSVKRKGVILTSPENGFWVLSLLDGAYRALSSPPICLNVPTPPSRVGIFL from the exons acaaactcAGTGAAGAACTTG GTCAAAGAAAATTCCTGGGATTTTGGG GTCTGCTTGAAATGCATGAATTTACAG AAGATATAAAACTGGACGATGCCACTGCTTACCCTTTGCTTGCTGTGTCAGAAGATGGCAAACTTGTAAAATGTATTTCACAAATGCGAGATGTTCCTGACAATCCTGAACGATTTGATTCTATGCGGGCTGTGCTGGGTCAAAACAGCTTCTCTGATGGTCAGCATTATTGGGAAGTTGATGTAGGAGGGAAGAACTGGTGGAAAATAGGACTGTGTTTGGATTCAGTTAAGAGAAAAGGAGTCATTTTAACTTCTCCTGAGAATGGTTTCTGGGTTCTTTCCCTGCTAGATGGTGCATACCGGGCCCTTTCCAGCCCCCCTATTTGTCTTAATGTCCCTACACCACCCTCAAGAGTGGGAATTTTTTTGTAG